Proteins encoded by one window of Halobaculum halobium:
- the engB gene encoding GTP-binding protein EngB, whose product MTFEGRPDRDAEVVLVGRSNVGKSTLMRELTGHNVATGKKPGVTRKPNHFDWTGQSFMFTDLPGFGFMSGVEEDAREAIKTDVVRYVEEHADSIIAGVLVVDGKSVIDIIDRHSDAGEIPHDVELFQFLQDVDVAPVVAVNKMDKVDDRDERLNELCDRLGLYPPWQQWSGEGGTIAPITAKNGSIEPLNEALRGHFREAKRDDLLQFVK is encoded by the coding sequence ATGACTTTCGAGGGACGACCCGACCGGGACGCAGAAGTCGTCCTCGTCGGGCGATCGAATGTCGGCAAGTCGACGCTGATGCGCGAGTTGACCGGGCACAACGTGGCGACCGGCAAGAAGCCCGGCGTCACCCGAAAGCCGAACCACTTCGACTGGACCGGCCAGTCGTTCATGTTCACCGACCTCCCGGGCTTCGGATTCATGTCCGGCGTCGAGGAGGACGCGCGCGAGGCGATCAAGACCGACGTGGTTCGCTACGTCGAGGAGCACGCCGACTCGATCATCGCGGGCGTGCTCGTCGTCGACGGCAAGTCCGTCATCGACATCATCGACCGCCACAGCGACGCCGGCGAGATCCCCCACGACGTGGAGCTGTTCCAGTTTCTTCAAGACGTGGACGTGGCCCCGGTCGTCGCGGTGAACAAGATGGACAAAGTTGACGACCGTGACGAGCGCCTGAACGAGCTGTGCGACCGACTGGGGTTGTATCCGCCGTGGCAGCAGTGGTCGGGCGAGGGCGGGACGATCGCGCCGATCACGGCGAAGAACGGGTCGATCGAGCCGCTGAACGAGGCGTTGCGCGGGCACTTTCGGGAGGCGAAACGCGACGACCTGCTGCAGTTCGTGAAATAG
- a CDS encoding single-stranded-DNA-specific exonuclease RecJ codes for MASADATTDHDGAAFPVPELRERAEACAARLCEAGEFLLCSHIDADGLTSAAVATAAFERAGFDFETAFFKQLDADAVASIAATDYDVVCFTDFGSGQLDVIAPREEAGEFVPVIADHHQPAEAETEFHLNPLLEGLDGASELSGAGAAYLLARALGDATETDNRDLAALAVVGAVGDMQDNEGGLSGANEALVADAVAAGALAEVTDLALYGRQTRPLPKLLEYASEARIPGISNDQAGAIEFLTDLDVPMKDADGEWRRWVDLDGDERRTVASALIRRAVSSGVPSERVDALVDTTYVLADEEPGTELRDVSEFSTLLNATARYERADVGLAVCLGDRGAALDRARTLLRNHRRNLSEGLQWITNEGVEREEHVQWFDAGTRIRETIVGIVAGMAVGANGVSARKPIVAFADKGAGETKVSARGSGFLVREGLDLSAVLREASRAVGGDGGGHDVAAGATIPADEREAFLEAVDELVGEQLADE; via the coding sequence ATGGCGAGCGCGGACGCGACCACCGACCACGACGGCGCGGCGTTCCCGGTCCCGGAGCTCCGCGAGCGCGCCGAGGCGTGCGCCGCCCGGCTGTGTGAGGCCGGCGAGTTCCTCTTGTGCTCGCACATCGACGCCGACGGTCTCACCAGCGCCGCGGTCGCGACGGCGGCGTTCGAGCGGGCGGGATTCGACTTCGAGACGGCGTTCTTCAAGCAACTCGACGCCGACGCGGTCGCGAGCATCGCCGCCACGGACTACGACGTGGTCTGTTTCACCGACTTCGGGAGCGGTCAACTCGACGTGATCGCCCCGCGCGAGGAAGCGGGCGAGTTCGTCCCGGTGATCGCCGACCACCACCAGCCGGCCGAGGCGGAAACTGAGTTCCACCTCAATCCGCTCCTCGAAGGACTCGACGGCGCGAGCGAGTTATCGGGAGCGGGGGCAGCGTACCTGCTCGCGCGCGCACTGGGCGACGCGACCGAGACCGACAACCGCGATCTCGCGGCGCTGGCGGTCGTCGGCGCCGTCGGCGACATGCAGGACAACGAGGGCGGGCTCTCGGGCGCCAACGAGGCGCTCGTCGCCGACGCGGTCGCCGCCGGGGCGCTGGCGGAAGTGACGGATCTAGCCCTATACGGACGCCAGACCCGTCCGCTCCCGAAGCTGCTGGAGTACGCCAGCGAGGCGCGGATCCCGGGCATCTCGAACGACCAGGCCGGCGCGATCGAGTTCCTCACGGACCTGGACGTTCCGATGAAAGACGCCGACGGCGAGTGGCGTCGGTGGGTCGACCTCGACGGCGACGAGCGCCGAACGGTCGCGAGCGCGCTCATCCGTCGGGCCGTCTCCTCGGGCGTCCCCAGCGAGCGCGTCGACGCGCTCGTGGACACCACCTACGTGCTCGCCGACGAGGAACCCGGCACCGAGTTGCGAGACGTGAGCGAATTCTCGACACTGCTGAACGCGACCGCGCGTTACGAGCGCGCCGACGTGGGGCTCGCGGTCTGTCTCGGGGACCGCGGCGCCGCGCTCGACCGCGCCCGCACCCTCCTGCGGAACCACCGTCGGAACCTCTCCGAGGGGCTCCAATGGATCACGAACGAGGGGGTCGAACGCGAGGAACACGTCCAGTGGTTCGACGCCGGCACTAGGATCCGCGAGACCATCGTCGGCATCGTCGCGGGAATGGCCGTCGGCGCGAACGGCGTCTCCGCCCGCAAGCCGATCGTCGCCTTTGCGGACAAGGGAGCGGGGGAGACGAAAGTCTCGGCCAGAGGGAGCGGATTCCTCGTCCGCGAGGGGCTCGACCTCTCGGCGGTGCTGCGCGAGGCGAGCCGGGCGGTCGGTGGCGACGGCGGCGGACACGACGTGGCTGCCGGCGCGACGATCCCCGCCGACGAGCGCGAGGCGTTCCTCGAGGCGGTCGACGAGTTAGTCGGCGAGCAGTTGGCCGACGAATAG
- a CDS encoding HalX domain-containing protein, translated as MTRRVLIVEDEPEVADLYRGYLSGTYDVTVANTGAEALEAVDDTTDAVLLDRRLPDTSGADVLAAIRERGLDCRVAMVTAVEPDVDIVKMGFDLYLVKPATRDDIQSAVERLGTRAQYDDTLQRTASLVTKRAVLEAERTPAELRSSPEYEDLLDRIESLQSEMEDLTSAFSPNDYRMLFRDIGTSSTSESA; from the coding sequence GTGACACGGCGCGTGCTCATCGTCGAAGACGAACCCGAAGTAGCCGACCTGTACCGCGGGTATCTCTCGGGGACCTACGACGTCACAGTCGCCAACACGGGCGCAGAGGCGCTCGAGGCCGTCGACGACACGACCGACGCGGTCCTCCTCGACCGGCGGCTTCCGGACACCTCCGGGGCCGACGTGCTCGCGGCGATCCGCGAGCGCGGTCTCGACTGCCGGGTTGCGATGGTGACCGCGGTGGAGCCAGACGTCGACATCGTCAAGATGGGGTTCGACCTGTACCTCGTGAAGCCCGCCACCCGCGACGATATCCAGTCGGCGGTCGAGCGGCTGGGAACGCGCGCACAGTACGACGACACCCTCCAGCGGACGGCATCGCTCGTGACGAAGCGAGCGGTGCTGGAGGCCGAGCGAACCCCCGCCGAACTTCGATCCTCTCCGGAGTACGAGGACCTCCTCGACCGCATCGAGTCGCTGCAGTCGGAGATGGAAGACCTCACGTCCGCGTTCTCGCCGAACGACTATCGGATGTTGTTCCGCGACATCGGCACGTCGTCCACGTCCGAGTCGGCCTGA
- a CDS encoding RAD55 family ATPase, which translates to MVATVPTGVDGLDSVLNGGLVENATVLVSGNPGTGKSLFGIQYLYDGVTDHDEHGIYISFEENEEDIRQAAESIGFDRWGDLVDEGSIKVYDKQHMLREGDFSSALDTLLEDFANASYDRLVLDSLTMFSLFFENEKEKRTYLLKFSDILKQNGLTSLLINEQGAVFPETEIGLENFLTDGNIYFIQTPTDSGVNRYVWVAKMRKQDIDTDIFPMEIDEGGIKVYERAGGFSMMGRDGPDDGF; encoded by the coding sequence ATGGTAGCCACTGTTCCAACCGGGGTCGACGGACTCGACTCTGTCCTCAACGGCGGTCTCGTCGAGAACGCGACGGTGCTCGTGAGCGGAAACCCCGGGACGGGGAAGTCCCTCTTCGGGATCCAATACCTCTATGACGGGGTCACTGACCACGACGAACACGGGATCTACATCTCCTTCGAGGAAAATGAGGAGGATATCCGTCAGGCGGCCGAGTCGATCGGCTTCGACCGATGGGGCGATCTCGTCGACGAGGGGTCGATCAAGGTGTACGACAAACAGCACATGCTCCGCGAGGGCGACTTCTCGTCGGCGCTCGACACGCTGTTGGAGGACTTCGCGAACGCCTCCTACGACCGGCTGGTACTCGACTCGCTGACGATGTTCTCGCTGTTCTTCGAGAACGAGAAGGAAAAGCGAACGTACCTCCTGAAGTTCTCGGACATCCTCAAACAGAACGGGCTCACGTCGCTGCTCATCAACGAGCAGGGCGCGGTGTTCCCGGAGACGGAGATCGGCCTGGAGAACTTCCTTACCGATGGGAACATCTACTTCATTCAGACGCCGACCGACTCCGGTGTCAACCGCTACGTCTGGGTGGCCAAGATGCGCAAGCAGGACATCGACACAGACATCTTCCCGATGGAGATCGACGAGGGCGGGATCAAGGTGTACGAGCGCGCTGGCGGGTTCTCGATGATGGGCCGGGACGGCCCGGACGACGGGTTCTGA
- a CDS encoding helix-turn-helix domain-containing protein: MPADDEEIIEVLGTKYNPEILDAAGEAKSAQELSDQLDVPIATCYRRINELEDTELLELHDRPLSDEHRRIKVYRRCVDGVNVTFQDGLTVELEERSEVKNKLDDVWRTMTDG; this comes from the coding sequence ATGCCTGCAGACGATGAGGAGATCATCGAGGTGCTGGGGACGAAATACAACCCCGAGATTCTCGATGCGGCGGGTGAGGCGAAGTCTGCACAGGAACTGTCGGACCAGCTCGACGTACCGATCGCCACCTGTTACCGGCGGATCAACGAGCTTGAGGACACCGAACTGTTGGAGCTCCACGATCGTCCGCTCTCCGACGAGCACCGTCGCATCAAGGTGTACCGTCGGTGTGTCGACGGTGTGAACGTGACGTTCCAAGACGGGTTAACCGTCGAGTTGGAAGAGCGGTCGGAGGTGAAGAACAAGCTCGACGACGTGTGGCGGACGATGACCGACGGGTGA
- a CDS encoding archaellin/type IV pilin N-terminal domain-containing protein produces MFEFITEEEERGQVGIGTLIVFIAMVLVAAIAAGVLINTAGFLQSKSQETGQQSTKQVSDRLQEVVTTGNVTDGTVDKVNVTVTQAPGSGEIDLENVTITWVGPEGTFILNHENASTDVDSKFYTSFVKNAGGSPTVLNDPDDRFNIEFRLDNGDGKPDKLNEGDEVTIKINTMAGATTTIRFTVPESLDGQGGVEL; encoded by the coding sequence ATGTTCGAATTCATCACTGAGGAGGAAGAGCGCGGGCAGGTGGGCATCGGGACGCTCATCGTGTTCATCGCGATGGTACTCGTGGCGGCGATCGCCGCGGGTGTCCTGATCAACACCGCCGGCTTCCTCCAGAGCAAATCACAGGAGACCGGACAACAGTCGACCAAGCAGGTCAGCGATCGGCTCCAAGAAGTTGTCACCACCGGGAACGTCACTGACGGAACGGTGGATAAAGTGAACGTGACCGTCACACAGGCACCGGGTTCTGGCGAGATCGATCTCGAGAACGTGACCATCACCTGGGTCGGTCCTGAGGGGACGTTTATCCTGAACCACGAGAATGCGTCGACCGATGTCGACAGCAAGTTCTACACGTCCTTCGTGAAGAACGCGGGTGGATCCCCTACGGTGCTGAACGATCCGGACGACCGTTTCAACATCGAATTCAGGCTGGACAACGGCGACGGGAAGCCGGACAAGCTCAATGAGGGCGACGAGGTGACGATCAAGATCAACACGATGGCCGGTGCGACGACGACGATTCGATTCACCGTTCCTGAATCGCTCGACGGGCAAGGCGGCGTCGAGCTGTAA